A DNA window from Candidatus Protochlamydia naegleriophila contains the following coding sequences:
- a CDS encoding ATP-binding protein, whose translation MQEFEKLGVFYLGKVVDPSNGQVEDNLLLYDSKDLTTHAVCVGMTGSGKTGLGIGILEEAAIDKIPAIIIDPKGDMGNLLLTFPELSSEEFKPWVDTNEADRKGMALGAYADKMAKTWENGLAAWGEDGDRIKRFRDSVELTIYTPASSAGIPISILNSFAAPPKEYMLDTAAIREKIQSLASSLLGLLGIGADPIKSREHILISTIIDQAWQAGKSLDIATLIQQVQKPPFSKIGALDVDTFYPPKDRMSLSISLNNLLASPGFRAWMEGVPLDIKELLYTKAGKPKLSIISIAHLTDAERMFFVTLLLNEFLAWMRRQPGTSSLRTLLYMDEIFGFFPPTAMPPSKLPMLTLLKQARAYGVGVVLVTQNPVDLDYKGLSNCGTWFIGKLQTERDKSRVIEGLNVASNGEIDAKALDKMIAMTGNRTFIMRSIYEKDPVLFQTRWTLSFLRGPLTLTQISQLTDKPSESLHERSAPVEEKQSSVSSSEPSVPSGINVFFARLGQTKSPVKYEPRLAAIAKLHFVDAKNKIDLWENVCYALPTSDEGKSILWDEKASIPDLKDHLEKAPMPESMFKELPAGLMQEKSYISFEKAFATLLYQNRTLIIYQSSDLNLTSKVGESEGDFRSRVIHAMREKRDELVKKLREKYADKVEALAAKIKRAQDKMAQKQEKAGMQKIQTIISFGATLLGAIFGRRVTRETISQTGTSLRRATQMGKDSQDITQAENDLKTYQQQLQDLENQMNSEVAAIASKSDVDIKIETISVRPRKSDIDVESVSLLWWPINS comes from the coding sequence ATGCAAGAGTTCGAGAAGCTAGGTGTATTTTACTTAGGCAAGGTAGTCGATCCATCAAATGGCCAAGTGGAAGATAATTTATTGCTATACGACTCCAAAGATTTGACCACACATGCTGTTTGCGTTGGGATGACGGGCAGTGGAAAAACAGGGCTTGGTATCGGGATATTGGAGGAGGCGGCTATCGATAAAATCCCGGCCATTATCATCGATCCTAAAGGGGATATGGGAAACCTCTTGCTCACCTTTCCAGAACTCTCGTCAGAGGAATTCAAGCCATGGGTTGATACTAATGAAGCTGATAGGAAGGGAATGGCATTGGGTGCCTATGCAGATAAGATGGCCAAAACTTGGGAGAATGGATTGGCTGCATGGGGGGAAGATGGCGATAGAATCAAGCGTTTTAGAGACTCAGTCGAGTTGACCATTTACACACCAGCTAGTTCAGCAGGGATTCCGATTTCGATTTTAAATTCCTTTGCAGCCCCGCCAAAAGAGTACATGCTAGACACGGCGGCTATCCGCGAGAAAATTCAATCGTTGGCATCGAGTCTGCTTGGCCTATTAGGCATAGGGGCTGATCCGATTAAGAGTCGCGAGCATATTTTAATTTCAACGATCATTGATCAAGCGTGGCAGGCTGGAAAAAGTCTCGATATTGCTACTTTAATCCAGCAGGTACAAAAGCCTCCCTTCTCTAAAATTGGCGCCCTTGATGTCGATACATTTTATCCGCCTAAAGATCGAATGAGCCTGTCCATCAGTTTGAACAATTTACTTGCCTCTCCTGGATTTCGAGCTTGGATGGAAGGGGTTCCGCTCGACATTAAGGAACTGCTTTATACAAAAGCTGGTAAGCCTAAACTTTCGATTATTTCTATCGCTCATTTGACCGATGCCGAAAGAATGTTTTTTGTCACATTACTCCTCAATGAGTTTTTGGCCTGGATGCGCCGCCAGCCAGGAACGTCAAGCCTACGGACATTGCTGTATATGGACGAAATTTTTGGATTTTTCCCTCCAACGGCAATGCCTCCTTCTAAATTGCCTATGTTAACCCTACTTAAACAGGCAAGAGCATATGGAGTTGGAGTTGTGTTAGTGACACAAAATCCAGTTGATCTCGACTATAAAGGGCTTTCAAATTGCGGTACGTGGTTTATTGGTAAGCTTCAAACAGAAAGGGATAAATCACGTGTCATAGAAGGATTGAATGTGGCTTCAAATGGTGAAATTGATGCTAAGGCGTTAGACAAAATGATTGCTATGACAGGAAATCGCACGTTTATCATGCGGAGCATCTATGAAAAGGACCCCGTTCTTTTTCAAACGCGCTGGACACTTTCTTTTTTGCGGGGTCCTCTGACTCTTACTCAAATCTCGCAACTGACCGATAAGCCTTCAGAATCTCTTCATGAAAGATCTGCACCAGTTGAAGAGAAACAAAGCTCGGTTTCTAGCTCGGAACCAAGTGTTCCATCCGGTATTAATGTATTTTTTGCTCGCCTAGGACAAACGAAGTCTCCTGTAAAGTACGAACCTCGGTTGGCAGCTATCGCTAAGCTTCATTTTGTAGATGCAAAGAATAAAATTGATCTGTGGGAAAATGTTTGCTATGCCTTGCCTACAAGCGACGAAGGAAAAAGCATCCTCTGGGATGAAAAGGCAAGTATTCCTGATTTAAAAGACCATCTTGAAAAAGCTCCTATGCCTGAAAGTATGTTTAAGGAGCTCCCAGCGGGTCTTATGCAAGAGAAAAGTTATATATCGTTTGAAAAAGCATTTGCAACCCTGCTTTACCAAAATCGAACTCTTATAATTTATCAATCATCGGACTTAAATTTAACGTCTAAAGTAGGGGAATCTGAGGGGGATTTTCGATCAAGAGTCATTCATGCCATGCGCGAAAAACGAGATGAGTTAGTTAAAAAATTGCGCGAGAAGTATGCAGACAAAGTAGAGGCGCTCGCCGCCAAGATCAAACGGGCTCAAGACAAGATGGCTCAAAAGCAAGAGAAAGCTGGTATGCAAAAAATTCAGACCATTATTTCTTTTGGAGCTACACTTCTGGGCGCTATATTTGGCCGCAGAGTGACAAGGGAAACAATTTCCCAAACAGGTACATCACTTCGACGCGCCACTCAAATGGGAAAAGATTCACAAGATATTACTCAGGCTGAAAATGATCTTAAAACTTATCAGCAACAGCTTCAAGATTTAGAAAATCAAATGAATAGCGAGGTGGCGGCCATAGCTTCAAAATCGGATGTTGATATTAAGATTGAGACGATTTCTGTCAGGCCGCGTAAAAGTGACATAGACGTGGAAAGTGTTTCATTGCTTTGGTGGCCAATTAACTCTTAA
- a CDS encoding DUF2000 domain-containing protein, with translation MSKFQNKLVAIVNKQIEPGVLMNAVAHMCLGFGAHVGKSDLHLMDYQNGDGLLYPNISKMPFIILREKNSNKLASLLLKAKDAGLRYSAFTNTMTEGTWEEQEARTLAAKSEEVIFYGLVLFGPVEIVSELTKKLSLYRGAND, from the coding sequence ATGTCTAAGTTTCAAAATAAATTGGTGGCTATCGTCAATAAGCAGATAGAGCCGGGCGTTTTAATGAATGCCGTTGCTCATATGTGTTTAGGTTTTGGTGCTCATGTTGGAAAATCAGATTTGCATTTGATGGATTATCAGAATGGGGATGGCCTTCTTTACCCCAATATCTCGAAGATGCCTTTCATTATTTTAAGAGAAAAAAATTCAAACAAGCTAGCTAGCCTTCTTTTGAAAGCTAAGGACGCAGGGCTTCGCTATTCTGCATTCACAAATACTATGACCGAGGGGACATGGGAAGAGCAGGAAGCTAGAACGCTTGCTGCAAAATCTGAAGAAGTCATTTTCTATGGTTTGGTGTTATTTGGCCCTGTGGAAATCGTCTCGGAATTGACTAAAAAGCTTTCACTGTATAGAGGTGCTAATGACTAA
- a CDS encoding methyltransferase domain-containing protein, whose amino-acid sequence MGLGAEESRDDKTVMIAILARNKAHVLPQFLSSIEKLDYDKQLVSLYINTNNNQDATEEIIRDWVKQNEEQYQRVIFEKHEVEDVESTRPHEWTPGRFKILAAIRNKSLEQAKKHQTDYYFVVDCDNFIAPCTLKELIRKDKPIIAPMLKSIPEPVDYYSNFFCAVSDIGYYQDHPDYMKILHRIQRGTFKVPLVHCTYLIKSEYLDRLNYMDGSSQHEFVIFARSARDNHIDQYICNEKNFGVLLHFHKDLSVEEERERIKDIEIENYLKEPLQGNIENVFNCIYDKGIWGRNNKGEGFSGEGSSVENAAQYAKFLEDFIKYNQIESVLDVGCGDWTFSQYIQWGKTRYIGIDVVKSVIDKNLVKFASPTVNFLHCDEQFTDLPSADLVICKDVLQHLPTESIFLFLNQISKFKHCLITNDIDDWSTNKPIQAGDYRSIDLQKPPFNMKGVKILTFRSGYVTKQIFYINNN is encoded by the coding sequence TTGGGGCTTGGGGCTGAAGAAAGCCGTGATGATAAAACCGTAATGATAGCCATTCTTGCACGGAATAAGGCACATGTTTTGCCTCAGTTTTTGAGCTCCATTGAAAAACTAGATTACGACAAGCAGCTCGTTTCTTTATATATTAACACCAACAATAATCAAGATGCGACTGAGGAAATTATTAGGGACTGGGTGAAACAAAATGAAGAGCAATACCAGCGTGTGATTTTTGAAAAGCATGAGGTGGAAGATGTGGAGTCGACCCGTCCTCATGAGTGGACTCCAGGAAGATTTAAGATTTTAGCTGCTATTAGAAATAAAAGTTTAGAGCAGGCAAAAAAACATCAGACTGACTACTATTTTGTGGTAGACTGCGACAATTTTATTGCTCCTTGTACATTGAAAGAGCTTATTCGAAAAGATAAGCCAATTATTGCTCCTATGTTGAAGTCAATACCGGAGCCTGTGGATTACTACAGCAATTTCTTTTGTGCAGTTTCAGACATAGGCTATTATCAAGATCATCCAGACTATATGAAAATTTTGCATCGCATACAAAGGGGAACTTTTAAAGTGCCCTTAGTCCATTGTACCTACCTCATCAAGTCTGAATATCTCGATCGGTTGAATTATATGGATGGCAGTTCACAACATGAATTTGTTATTTTTGCTCGTTCCGCAAGAGATAATCATATTGATCAGTACATTTGCAATGAGAAAAATTTTGGTGTTTTGCTTCACTTTCACAAAGATTTATCTGTAGAAGAAGAAAGAGAAAGGATCAAAGATATTGAAATAGAAAACTACCTAAAAGAACCGCTGCAGGGAAATATTGAAAATGTATTTAATTGCATTTATGACAAGGGGATTTGGGGGCGCAACAATAAAGGAGAGGGCTTCTCAGGCGAGGGGTCCAGTGTCGAAAATGCCGCCCAATACGCAAAATTTTTAGAAGATTTCATCAAGTATAATCAGATTGAAAGTGTGCTAGATGTAGGATGCGGCGATTGGACATTTTCTCAATATATTCAGTGGGGAAAAACCCGTTATATAGGAATTGATGTCGTCAAGTCTGTTATAGATAAAAATCTTGTGAAATTTGCTTCGCCAACTGTCAATTTCCTTCACTGCGATGAACAATTTACCGACCTGCCTTCAGCGGATCTTGTCATATGCAAAGACGTTTTACAGCATCTGCCAACCGAAAGCATCTTTCTATTTTTAAATCAGATCTCCAAGTTTAAACATTGTTTAATCACGAATGACATCGATGATTGGAGCACGAATAAACCCATTCAAGCGGGCGATTATCGATCCATAGATCTTCAAAAGCCACCTTTTAATATGAAAGGGGTTAAA
- a CDS encoding PhzF family phenazine biosynthesis isomerase, which yields MNRENNLQLARNLVELFYPLVELTLLDLDGAIKDVFNAFSALREDQSCDLKSCRIQVPFSELLIAGRQVRSLIYPVYEEKKVIGYMRLRYDLTHFKNLHEQMNVLLQPASLDLNRDPLDSWKESIDQLIGAYLIENRVNLQAINAKQKRELFSKLQLKGLFEFKESSAYVASKLQISRATVYNYLKTAADFRRVRIHQVDAFTSEKFGGNPAGVVLDADGLDDSTMRKIARELNLSETAFISPSEIGAFQMRYFTPTGHEIAFCGHSTVGALYMIAKERRYGIETGHYVFDVATPCGVLQMEVQLDDKEIKVAYETPIIKLEETSFSHEEVAKAADIEESMIDASFPVMYEATNKDLFVVIKSLEALKKMECDAKLLTQFSKLHDCVAVCFFTPQAFLQDNHFHMRCFAPLVGIPEDPFTGSVLGGLAACIDTFGFLSKEMNRFHVEQGHFMERPGVVEVEFSREKDRYYAKVFAQAVHCFSSEINLT from the coding sequence ATGAATCGAGAAAATAATCTACAGTTAGCACGAAATTTAGTTGAGTTGTTTTATCCTTTGGTTGAGCTCACGTTGTTGGATTTGGATGGAGCAATCAAGGATGTTTTCAATGCTTTTTCGGCGCTTAGGGAAGATCAATCTTGTGATCTAAAAAGTTGCCGTATTCAGGTTCCATTTTCTGAGTTATTAATTGCTGGGCGGCAGGTTCGAAGTTTAATTTATCCTGTTTATGAAGAAAAGAAGGTGATTGGGTACATGAGGCTGCGCTATGATTTGACTCATTTTAAAAATTTGCATGAGCAAATGAATGTTTTGCTTCAGCCGGCATCGCTCGATTTAAATCGAGACCCCCTTGATTCTTGGAAAGAATCGATTGATCAGTTGATAGGGGCTTATCTCATAGAAAATAGAGTCAATCTTCAGGCGATTAATGCAAAGCAAAAGAGGGAACTCTTTTCAAAATTACAGCTAAAAGGGCTATTTGAGTTTAAAGAATCATCAGCATATGTTGCCTCCAAACTTCAGATTTCAAGAGCGACTGTTTACAATTATTTAAAGACAGCTGCGGATTTTAGGAGGGTACGCATTCATCAAGTCGATGCCTTTACCAGTGAGAAATTTGGTGGAAATCCGGCAGGTGTTGTTTTAGATGCGGATGGATTGGACGATTCCACCATGCGCAAAATTGCGCGGGAGTTAAATTTATCGGAAACGGCTTTTATATCGCCTAGTGAAATAGGCGCCTTTCAAATGCGCTACTTTACTCCAACAGGGCACGAAATTGCCTTTTGCGGCCACTCTACAGTCGGTGCACTTTACATGATTGCCAAAGAGAGACGCTATGGAATTGAAACTGGGCACTATGTCTTTGATGTTGCAACTCCTTGCGGAGTACTCCAAATGGAAGTGCAGCTTGATGACAAAGAAATTAAAGTCGCTTATGAGACGCCTATCATTAAACTGGAGGAAACAAGCTTTTCACACGAAGAAGTTGCCAAGGCCGCGGATATCGAGGAATCAATGATCGATGCTTCTTTTCCTGTCATGTATGAAGCGACAAATAAAGATTTATTCGTGGTTATCAAATCGCTCGAGGCACTGAAAAAAATGGAGTGCGATGCGAAATTGCTGACACAGTTTTCGAAGTTGCATGACTGTGTGGCAGTCTGCTTTTTCACTCCGCAAGCATTTCTACAAGACAACCACTTCCATATGCGCTGCTTCGCTCCCCTAGTGGGAATTCCTGAAGACCCTTTTACCGGCTCCGTTTTAGGAGGATTAGCAGCGTGTATTGATACATTTGGATTTTTATCAAAAGAAATGAACCGTTTTCATGTCGAGCAAGGACATTTCATGGAAAGACCAGGTGTTGTGGAAGTTGAATTTTCGCGTGAAAAGGACAGATATTATGCAAAAGTATTCGCTCAAGCTGTGCATTGCTTTTCAAGTGAGATCAATCTTACGTAA
- a CDS encoding YbaK/EbsC family protein: MTNDLSGSAKKVQIFLEENGFTCIVKELPASTRTAEEAANTIGCEVAQIAKSLIFVDKKSGSPILVIASGINRVDTTKIEKLTGLQLVKADGKFVKERIGFAIGGVPPVGHLEKIKTFLDPSLKNYEWIWAAAGTPFAVFQFSSHDIQRMTGGEFIDLKIDKAHEKV, encoded by the coding sequence ATGACTAATGATTTATCAGGCAGTGCAAAAAAAGTGCAGATTTTTTTAGAGGAGAATGGCTTTACTTGCATTGTAAAGGAATTGCCTGCATCGACACGCACGGCAGAAGAGGCAGCTAATACGATTGGTTGTGAAGTAGCTCAAATTGCAAAGTCTTTGATTTTTGTAGATAAAAAGTCTGGCAGCCCCATTCTTGTAATTGCTTCGGGAATCAATCGGGTGGATACGACTAAAATTGAGAAATTGACGGGGCTTCAGCTCGTTAAGGCTGATGGAAAATTTGTAAAAGAACGGATCGGATTTGCCATTGGCGGGGTTCCTCCAGTTGGCCATCTCGAGAAGATTAAGACTTTCTTGGATCCATCCTTAAAAAACTATGAATGGATCTGGGCAGCGGCCGGTACTCCTTTTGCGGTGTTCCAATTCTCTTCGCATGACATACAAAGAATGACCGGCGGTGAATTTATTGATTTAAAAATAGATAAAGCCCATGAAAAAGTTTGA
- a CDS encoding RasGEF domain-containing protein, which produces MGINFQPNGLHAIGSVEILPQTQGLEQTEVVGKMQGRTISSEFSNPGVQKAQQRASETLGGAAKSSSQVFTASDPSIKMQTENPFQQLSRLAETLKNEKGAVKLQFGGEEFSVKVSRNSFLGKKGKSSETQQAVKQSIQTIKDHLTYANAKEASATLENLRNDKTIQAVLQKNPSLKAEFNRLTQEVKLTGMLSELKTGQMQLLAKTSLNEMLASTKYELHPKLYAKHCPNLKEQAHMFNNVGQEMQKFILEQTTPQQKKQAMELVIKLSEKALKENDFSIAHAIYAGLSDTKQSISEVKNGLSAESKNQLNDLMKTFRSREGLLNRFANAEGTKVPPMSAALGGLYMLNAQVDHTKEQIDLKQKELKALQALEQGPNALNSHIGNLKEKKAEAEHKREAINDSIDLLNRKLEFETDAYQNTKNENYAETIKAFKKEIKDLEKKSMGFSYKISDLTEEIKMAENMQASPPADVQQAINDNKQATEKHEAFKDRTEKKIESTIYAPMTNWLNSIQAMDPTPISSSTQALFKE; this is translated from the coding sequence ATGGGTATTAATTTTCAGCCAAACGGACTTCATGCTATCGGTTCTGTTGAAATATTGCCACAAACGCAGGGCTTGGAGCAGACAGAGGTAGTAGGAAAGATGCAAGGGAGGACTATATCTTCGGAGTTTAGTAACCCCGGAGTCCAAAAAGCTCAGCAGAGGGCCAGCGAAACACTGGGAGGAGCTGCAAAGAGCTCTTCACAAGTTTTTACTGCTTCGGATCCCTCTATTAAGATGCAAACGGAGAATCCTTTCCAGCAATTATCTCGCCTAGCTGAAACGCTCAAAAATGAAAAAGGGGCCGTGAAGCTTCAATTTGGAGGAGAGGAATTTTCTGTGAAGGTTTCACGAAATTCCTTTTTGGGAAAGAAGGGAAAATCAAGCGAAACTCAGCAAGCGGTTAAGCAATCTATCCAAACAATTAAGGATCACTTAACCTATGCAAACGCAAAGGAAGCCTCCGCCACGTTAGAAAATTTGCGAAACGATAAAACCATTCAAGCTGTGCTGCAAAAAAATCCTTCTCTCAAGGCCGAATTCAACCGTCTTACTCAAGAAGTAAAACTCACGGGAATGCTCAGCGAGTTAAAAACTGGACAAATGCAGCTACTTGCAAAAACATCTTTAAATGAAATGCTAGCCTCTACAAAATACGAACTTCACCCCAAATTATACGCTAAGCATTGCCCTAACCTTAAAGAGCAAGCGCACATGTTCAATAATGTGGGCCAAGAGATGCAAAAATTCATTCTTGAGCAAACCACTCCCCAACAAAAAAAACAGGCGATGGAACTCGTGATCAAATTATCTGAAAAGGCATTGAAAGAAAATGATTTTTCTATCGCTCATGCCATCTATGCAGGCTTATCCGATACCAAACAGTCCATTTCAGAAGTTAAAAATGGATTGAGCGCCGAGTCGAAAAATCAATTGAATGACTTGATGAAAACCTTCCGTAGCCGGGAAGGATTATTAAATCGTTTTGCAAATGCAGAAGGAACAAAGGTTCCACCAATGAGTGCAGCTCTTGGAGGTCTTTACATGCTCAATGCCCAAGTCGACCATACTAAAGAACAAATTGACTTGAAACAAAAGGAATTAAAAGCCTTACAAGCACTAGAGCAAGGACCCAATGCCTTAAACTCGCACATAGGTAATTTAAAGGAAAAGAAGGCTGAGGCCGAACACAAAAGAGAGGCCATCAATGACAGCATTGATCTCTTAAATCGCAAATTGGAATTTGAAACAGATGCCTATCAGAACACAAAAAACGAGAATTATGCGGAAACAATCAAGGCTTTCAAAAAGGAAATCAAAGACCTCGAAAAAAAATCGATGGGTTTCTCCTACAAAATCAGCGATTTAACTGAAGAGATTAAAATGGCAGAAAATATGCAAGCTTCTCCTCCAGCTGATGTACAACAAGCAATCAATGATAATAAACAAGCAACTGAAAAACATGAGGCTTTCAAAGATAGGACAGAAAAGAAGATTGAAAGCACTATCTATGCTCCCATGACAAATTGGCTTAATTCTATTCAGGCTATGGATCCCACTCCCATTTCGAGCTCTACACAAGCGTTATTTAAAGAATAA
- a CDS encoding collagen-like protein, protein MGPMGLSGATGPAGSTGATGATGLMGATGSTGATGVTGATGATGSIGPTGNTGATGAKGETGATGVTGATGSVGPTGNTGATGAKGETGAVGSTGAVGAGSTGPTGNTGATGSTGATGAIGPTGSTGVTGAIGPTGADGADGATGATGPVLGTFVSSVITTADLVASNNTIKFGASSTTTLSNGFTSAASGVYTIPATGTYSITFGVSANPFNVTIAVRRNSTDLTQGTLNTQNNQGIAGMTFDVALTAGDTIAIYNRSSSAFTLQGSGSTVKAYLEIRRIL, encoded by the coding sequence ATGGGGCCAATGGGATTATCTGGTGCAACCGGGCCTGCAGGCTCGACGGGTGCAACTGGTGCCACAGGTCTAATGGGAGCGACGGGCTCGACTGGTGCTACTGGCGTAACTGGAGCGACGGGAGCGACGGGATCGATAGGACCAACAGGTAATACTGGAGCGACAGGCGCTAAAGGAGAAACTGGTGCTACTGGCGTAACTGGAGCGACGGGATCGGTAGGGCCAACAGGTAATACAGGAGCAACAGGAGCTAAGGGAGAAACTGGCGCAGTTGGATCTACAGGAGCTGTGGGAGCTGGGTCGACAGGTCCAACAGGTAATACTGGAGCAACAGGCTCGACAGGGGCAACGGGTGCGATAGGTCCGACTGGGAGTACAGGAGTGACAGGTGCAATTGGACCCACCGGAGCTGATGGGGCTGATGGAGCAACAGGTGCTACAGGACCTGTGCTTGGCACATTTGTATCTTCAGTAATTACAACAGCAGATTTGGTAGCAAGCAATAATACGATAAAGTTTGGCGCCTCATCAACAACTACGCTTTCGAATGGCTTTACTAGTGCTGCAAGTGGTGTATATACAATTCCTGCTACAGGGACTTATAGCATTACGTTCGGCGTATCGGCTAATCCATTCAATGTGACAATTGCCGTAAGGAGAAACTCAACTGATTTGACGCAAGGAACGCTTAACACGCAAAATAATCAAGGAATAGCTGGAATGACGTTTGATGTTGCCTTAACTGCAGGCGATACCATTGCTATATACAATAGAAGTTCGTCTGCGTTTACATTGCAAGGTAGCGGTTCAACTGTAAAAGCTTATCTTGAAATTCGGAGGATTTTATAA
- a CDS encoding aminotransferase class I/II-fold pyridoxal phosphate-dependent enzyme has product MQAIYSQRFIKKLGTLNFMWIPKNRNPFFYTASGSKQLIVALVYAIVTSSAHKKFVFVEQAPFYSGHLSAVSGIFHYPNARFLAFHEPSEIVLEPGEELVEFVTSPNNPDGKFRKPLTEAEILIADFVFASTAFGSDEAGYLDGNLEWIRQARADGKHVFSFNSASKQFGKTGSRCGYIWYPLYDAYAESIFKQFFGFISSSTVAAGTVGLAHFLDLIKAFLDMPDTGKALRQDAKQSLTQRHILMEKEFLRNYPGSTILSIVGSPTFFARIQDKRIPNKRASDILLEDLNVSVNSGDSMGETSEFIRLNLCGNSEQLVQLLNRLARERKYTRSDVFFSSAAPKLTDKSPLSQSILPDFQ; this is encoded by the coding sequence ATGCAAGCGATATACTCGCAGCGTTTCATAAAAAAGTTGGGGACTTTGAACTTTATGTGGATCCCCAAAAACCGTAACCCTTTTTTTTACACTGCCTCAGGTTCTAAGCAGCTAATTGTAGCTCTTGTTTACGCCATCGTAACGTCGTCGGCTCATAAAAAATTTGTGTTTGTGGAACAGGCACCTTTTTACTCAGGACATCTAAGCGCGGTGTCGGGCATTTTTCACTATCCCAATGCACGGTTTTTAGCTTTTCATGAACCTTCTGAAATCGTACTGGAACCGGGAGAAGAACTTGTAGAATTTGTGACTTCGCCAAACAATCCAGACGGAAAGTTCCGAAAGCCCTTAACAGAAGCTGAGATTCTGATTGCAGACTTTGTTTTTGCATCCACAGCATTTGGTAGTGATGAGGCGGGTTACCTCGATGGCAATTTGGAATGGATCAGGCAAGCACGCGCTGATGGTAAACATGTCTTTAGCTTCAATTCTGCTTCAAAACAATTTGGAAAAACAGGTTCTCGATGTGGTTATATTTGGTACCCGTTGTATGACGCCTATGCAGAGTCAATTTTTAAACAGTTTTTCGGTTTTATCTCTTCTTCTACTGTGGCAGCAGGAACAGTTGGACTTGCTCATTTTTTAGATTTAATCAAAGCATTTCTCGATATGCCTGATACTGGCAAAGCTCTTCGTCAGGATGCCAAGCAAAGCTTAACGCAGCGGCATATTCTAATGGAAAAAGAATTTCTTAGAAATTATCCCGGCTCAACTATTTTAAGTATAGTCGGAAGCCCCACATTTTTTGCACGCATTCAGGATAAAAGAATTCCCAATAAACGTGCTTCGGATATCCTTCTCGAGGATTTAAATGTTTCTGTGAATAGTGGAGATTCAATGGGGGAGACCAGCGAATTTATTCGCTTAAATCTTTGCGGAAACAGTGAGCAGTTAGTGCAGTTGCTGAATCGTCTTGCAAGAGAGAGAAAATATACAAGAAGCGATGTCTTTTTCTCATCTGCCGCTCCAAAGCTAACCGATAAAAGTCCTTTGTCTCAAAGTATTTTACCCGATTTTCAATAA